A genomic region of Xanthomonas fragariae contains the following coding sequences:
- a CDS encoding bactofilin family protein, with translation MSMWRDQGSNKKDGVPAAPEVPAADGRLFTAEANPAAPVQAPTPPSVAPTAAAPQRQSEAKESLIAADISIEGKIEGAGHVRLAGRFKGDVNVKGDLTIERGAKLNGGVRANKVIIAGELEGNIESAAQVELQTSGVLVGDVKAGSLTVASGARMRGQADFGWSDETSKPVSASKAIVNGDSDAT, from the coding sequence ATGTCGATGTGGCGCGATCAAGGTTCCAACAAGAAAGACGGCGTACCCGCAGCACCCGAAGTTCCCGCCGCCGATGGGCGGCTGTTCACCGCCGAGGCCAACCCTGCTGCACCGGTGCAGGCCCCTACTCCACCCAGTGTTGCGCCGACGGCTGCGGCGCCGCAGCGTCAAAGCGAAGCGAAAGAATCGCTGATCGCCGCCGACATCAGCATAGAAGGCAAGATCGAAGGCGCCGGTCATGTGCGCCTGGCCGGTCGCTTCAAGGGCGATGTCAACGTCAAGGGCGATCTCACCATCGAGCGCGGCGCCAAGCTCAATGGCGGCGTGCGCGCCAACAAAGTGATCATTGCCGGCGAACTGGAGGGCAATATCGAATCGGCGGCGCAGGTGGAACTGCAGACCTCCGGCGTACTGGTTGGCGACGTCAAGGCCGGCAGCCTGACCGTGGCCTCCGGCGCACGCATGCGAGGCCAGGCCGACTTCGGCTGGAGCGATGAGACTAGCAAGCCGGTCAGCGCCAGCAAGGCGATTGTCAACGGAGACAGCGACGCCACATGA
- a CDS encoding DUF1328 domain-containing protein — MIKWAIIFAIIGLIAGALGFGGMAGAAMGIAKLLFWAGIIIAIVLFVLGMTIAKKVT, encoded by the coding sequence ATGATCAAATGGGCCATTATTTTTGCCATCATCGGACTGATCGCCGGTGCGCTCGGGTTCGGCGGCATGGCAGGCGCTGCGATGGGAATTGCCAAGTTGCTGTTCTGGGCTGGCATCATCATCGCCATCGTGCTGTTCGTGCTGGGCATGACGATCGCCAAGAAGGTGACCTGA
- a CDS encoding helicase HerA-like domain-containing protein, whose protein sequence is MASFLLGKGITDDIAVLLEARFGNRHGLVAGATGTGKTVTLMTLAEGFSRLGVPVFLADVKGDVAGLAVAGDGAASVLQRATDAGIADYAPAASPVVLWDLYGQLGHPVRTTVSEMGPTLLARILELNDTQSGVLDIVFKLADDRGLLLLDLDDLRALLALVVEERKELSTSYGLVSSQSVAAIQRALLRLTQDGGEQFFGEPALELAELMRVAPDGRGVIGILAANQLVLKPKLYSTFLLWLLSELFERLPEVGDLEQPKLVFVFDEAHLLFDDAPAALVQRIEQVVRLIRSKGVGVYFCSQFPDDIPDNILGQLGNRVQHALRACTPRDQKAVKTTAQTFVANPKLDVATAISSLGTGEALVSPLQGKGVPAPVQQTLIAPPRCRMGAISASERAQVRAASLVGTSYDTTINRESAAELLARRVEQVAERSAAPPARTREDDDAQDSGFGKVVKDAVFGTSRRQGMLEAMAKQTSRTIGNKIGQQIVRGIFGSIFGGKR, encoded by the coding sequence ATGGCCTCGTTCCTCCTCGGCAAAGGCATCACCGACGATATTGCGGTCCTGCTTGAAGCACGCTTCGGCAATCGCCATGGCCTGGTGGCCGGCGCCACCGGAACCGGCAAGACCGTTACCTTGATGACTCTGGCCGAAGGCTTCTCGCGCCTGGGGGTGCCCGTGTTCCTGGCCGACGTGAAAGGCGACGTGGCTGGCCTGGCGGTTGCCGGTGACGGCGCAGCCAGCGTGCTGCAGCGCGCCACGGATGCGGGCATCGCCGACTACGCGCCTGCGGCCAGCCCGGTGGTGCTCTGGGACCTGTATGGACAGCTCGGGCACCCGGTGCGCACCACCGTCAGCGAGATGGGCCCCACCCTGCTCGCGCGCATTCTGGAACTCAACGACACCCAATCCGGCGTGCTGGACATCGTGTTCAAGCTGGCCGACGACCGCGGCCTGCTATTGCTGGACCTGGACGACCTGCGCGCATTGCTCGCATTGGTCGTCGAAGAACGCAAAGAGTTGTCCACCAGTTATGGCCTGGTTTCCAGCCAATCGGTGGCGGCGATCCAACGCGCCTTGCTACGTCTAACGCAGGACGGCGGCGAGCAGTTCTTCGGTGAACCGGCGCTGGAACTGGCCGAACTGATGCGCGTGGCGCCGGATGGCCGCGGCGTGATCGGCATCCTGGCGGCTAACCAACTGGTGCTCAAGCCAAAGCTGTATTCCACCTTCCTGCTGTGGCTATTGTCGGAACTGTTCGAGCGTTTGCCCGAAGTGGGCGACCTGGAACAACCAAAGCTGGTGTTCGTGTTCGACGAAGCGCATCTGCTGTTCGACGATGCGCCAGCCGCGCTGGTGCAGCGCATCGAACAAGTCGTGCGATTGATCCGCTCCAAGGGTGTGGGAGTGTATTTCTGCTCGCAGTTTCCCGACGACATCCCCGACAACATCCTCGGTCAGCTGGGCAACCGCGTGCAGCACGCGCTGCGTGCGTGCACACCGCGCGATCAGAAAGCGGTCAAGACGACGGCGCAAACTTTTGTCGCCAACCCCAAACTCGATGTAGCAACCGCGATCTCCAGCCTGGGCACCGGCGAGGCACTGGTGTCGCCGCTGCAAGGCAAGGGCGTACCCGCTCCGGTGCAGCAGACTCTCATCGCACCACCGCGCTGCCGCATGGGCGCCATCAGCGCGAGCGAACGCGCACAGGTACGTGCAGCCAGTCTGGTTGGTACCAGCTACGACACCACGATCAACCGCGAATCGGCCGCAGAACTGCTCGCGCGGCGTGTCGAACAGGTCGCCGAACGCAGCGCCGCACCGCCGGCACGCACGCGCGAAGATGACGATGCGCAAGACAGCGGCTTCGGCAAGGTTGTCAAGGACGCTGTATTTGGCACCAGCCGTCGTCAAGGCATGCTCGAAGCGATGGCCAAGCAGACGTCTCGTACGATCGGCAACAAGATTGGGCAGCAGATCGTGCGCGGAATTTTCGGCAGTATTTTTGGTGGGAAGCGCTGA
- a CDS encoding DUF2789 domain-containing protein: protein MEQPVHPLSELFAQLGLPSDEISICNFIAEHSPLPGEMRLEEAPFWTPAQAQLLREERLDDADWIVTIDQLNIALHTTAENTGV from the coding sequence ATGGAACAACCCGTCCACCCGTTATCCGAACTGTTCGCCCAGCTTGGCCTGCCGTCAGACGAAATTAGCATTTGCAACTTCATCGCCGAGCATTCTCCGTTACCAGGCGAAATGCGCCTGGAAGAAGCACCATTCTGGACGCCCGCCCAAGCGCAGCTATTGCGTGAAGAACGCCTAGACGATGCCGACTGGATCGTGACCATCGATCAGCTCAATATCGCCTTGCATACGACAGCCGAGAATACTGGCGTCTGA
- a CDS encoding IS5 family transposase, whose product MQLTFGDAEGLGKRKQTRREIFLAEMEQVVPWRHLLGLIAPHYRVSGRPGRQPYALATMLRIHLLQQWYALSDPAMEEALHQIPTLRRFARLGGLDNVPDETTILNFRRLLETHGLAARMLEAVNADLVRKGQSLRSGTIVDATLIAAPSSTKNTDRARDPEMHQTKKGNQWYFGMKAPIGVDEFSGLVHHVRCTAANVADVTVTHALLHGKEDSVFGDSGYTGADKREELQTCKTAFFIAAKRSTIQAIGNKRERRQEERWEYFKASVRAKVEHPFRVIKRQFGYTKVRYRGLAKNTAHVLTLFALSNLWMVRRQLLPARG is encoded by the coding sequence ATGCAACTGACGTTCGGTGACGCTGAAGGTTTGGGCAAGCGCAAGCAGACTCGCCGCGAGATCTTCCTGGCCGAGATGGAGCAGGTGGTTCCGTGGAGGCATTTGCTCGGACTGATCGCGCCGCACTATCGGGTGTCGGGGCGGCCTGGTCGACAGCCGTACGCACTGGCGACGATGTTGCGGATTCATTTGCTGCAGCAGTGGTATGCGTTGAGCGATCCGGCGATGGAAGAAGCGTTGCACCAGATCCCGACCTTGCGCCGTTTTGCCCGGCTCGGCGGTTTGGACAATGTTCCCGACGAGACCACGATTCTCAACTTTCGCCGCTTGCTGGAAACCCATGGCCTTGCAGCGCGGATGCTGGAGGCCGTCAACGCGGATCTGGTGCGCAAGGGTCAGAGCCTGCGGTCCGGCACGATCGTCGATGCAACCCTGATCGCTGCGCCCAGTTCGACCAAGAACACCGACCGCGCGCGCGACCCTGAAATGCATCAGACCAAGAAAGGCAATCAGTGGTATTTCGGGATGAAGGCACCCATCGGCGTGGATGAGTTTTCCGGGCTGGTGCACCACGTCCGTTGTACGGCTGCCAATGTGGCCGATGTCACGGTGACCCATGCATTGCTGCACGGCAAAGAAGACAGTGTGTTCGGCGACAGCGGCTACACCGGTGCGGACAAACGCGAAGAACTGCAGACCTGCAAGACTGCTTTTTTCATTGCCGCCAAGCGTTCGACGATTCAAGCCATTGGCAACAAACGCGAGCGCCGCCAGGAAGAACGTTGGGAATACTTCAAAGCAAGTGTGCGTGCGAAGGTGGAGCATCCATTCCGCGTGATCAAACGCCAGTTTGGCTACACCAAGGTCCGCTATCGCGGCTTGGCCAAGAACACCGCGCATGTGCTGACCCTGTTCGCACTATCCAATCTGTGGATGGTGCGCCGGCAGTTGCTGCCGGCCAGGGGATAA
- a CDS encoding M48 family metallopeptidase, whose protein sequence is MRTWQQSIDMDTLRYLTGYPPAVLDQVRELIAQDKLAAMLARRYPDRHAIRTDRHLYDYVKATKERYMRSSPTLHKAMYDNHLQVVKHALGTHTAVSRVHGGRLKASREIRIASVFRDAPEPFLRMIIAHELAHLKEADHNKAFYQLCNHMTPDYHQLEFDLRLYLTHLALSANS, encoded by the coding sequence ATGCGTACTTGGCAGCAATCGATCGACATGGACACTCTTCGCTATCTCACCGGCTATCCGCCCGCCGTCCTGGATCAGGTGCGCGAACTGATTGCCCAGGACAAGCTCGCAGCGATGCTGGCGCGGCGCTATCCGGACCGACACGCGATCCGCACCGACCGCCACTTGTACGACTACGTCAAGGCGACGAAGGAGCGCTACATGCGCTCATCACCCACCTTGCACAAGGCGATGTACGACAACCACCTACAGGTGGTGAAGCATGCACTGGGCACACATACCGCGGTCTCCCGCGTGCACGGCGGCCGACTGAAGGCCAGCCGCGAAATCCGTATTGCATCCGTGTTTCGCGATGCGCCAGAACCGTTCCTGCGGATGATCATCGCTCACGAGTTGGCGCATTTGAAGGAGGCCGATCACAACAAAGCCTTCTACCAACTCTGCAATCACATGACACCCGACTACCACCAGCTGGAGTTCGATCTGCGCCTGTATCTGACGCACTTGGCGTTGTCCGCAAACAGCTGA
- a CDS encoding thiolase family protein, translating to MSDIVIVAAKRTAIGAFLGQFNGVPAPTLAAAAIEGALAQSGIAPADVSEVIVGCVLPANLGQAPARQAAIAAGIPTSTGATTINKVCGSGMKAIMFGHDLIKAGSASIVVAGGMESMSNAPHLLPNSRTGNRYGNFQAVDHMAWDGLTNPYDGQAMGLFGEATAEKFGFSRADQDAFAIASVERAQAAQRTGAFADEIVAVTVATRKGKVIVDRDEQPGKSDVAKIPALKPAFKKDGSVTAASSSSISDGAAITVLMSADDAQRRGVTPLARIVGHVTHSQAPEWFTTAPVAAIQSLVGKIGWQLDEVNLFEINEAFAVVAMIPIKELGIAHDKVNVHGGACALGHPIGASGARLVVALVNALRMRGGKRGIATLCIGGGEATAIAIELI from the coding sequence ATGTCCGACATCGTCATCGTTGCTGCCAAACGTACTGCCATCGGCGCGTTCCTCGGCCAATTCAACGGTGTGCCGGCGCCGACGCTCGCCGCCGCCGCAATCGAGGGCGCGCTGGCGCAATCGGGGATTGCACCGGCCGACGTTTCCGAAGTCATCGTCGGCTGTGTGCTGCCGGCCAATCTCGGTCAGGCACCTGCGCGCCAGGCCGCGATCGCGGCAGGCATCCCCACCTCGACCGGCGCCACCACCATCAACAAGGTGTGCGGCTCGGGTATGAAGGCGATCATGTTTGGACACGACCTGATCAAGGCCGGCTCAGCCAGCATCGTGGTTGCCGGTGGCATGGAATCGATGAGCAATGCGCCGCATCTGCTGCCCAACTCGCGCACCGGCAACCGTTACGGCAATTTCCAGGCCGTCGACCACATGGCCTGGGACGGCCTGACCAATCCCTACGACGGCCAGGCAATGGGCTTGTTCGGCGAAGCCACCGCCGAAAAATTCGGTTTCAGCCGCGCCGATCAGGATGCGTTTGCGATCGCATCGGTGGAACGCGCGCAGGCAGCGCAACGCACTGGCGCCTTTGCCGACGAAATCGTTGCGGTCACGGTAGCCACGCGCAAGGGCAAGGTCATCGTCGATCGCGATGAGCAGCCCGGCAAATCCGACGTGGCCAAGATCCCGGCCTTGAAACCGGCCTTCAAGAAGGACGGCAGCGTCACCGCAGCCAGTTCGTCGAGCATCTCCGATGGCGCGGCGATCACCGTGCTGATGAGCGCGGACGACGCGCAACGCCGCGGCGTGACGCCGTTGGCGCGCATCGTCGGGCATGTCACCCACTCGCAGGCCCCCGAGTGGTTCACCACCGCGCCGGTTGCCGCGATCCAATCGCTGGTCGGCAAGATCGGCTGGCAACTGGACGAGGTGAATCTGTTCGAAATCAACGAAGCGTTCGCCGTGGTGGCGATGATACCGATCAAGGAACTAGGCATCGCGCACGACAAGGTCAACGTGCATGGCGGTGCCTGCGCATTGGGTCATCCGATCGGCGCATCGGGTGCGCGCTTGGTGGTGGCATTGGTGAATGCGTTGCGCATGCGCGGTGGCAAACGCGGAATCGCGACACTATGCATCGGTGGTGGCGAAGCGACTGCTATTGCTATCGAGTTGATTTAA
- a CDS encoding ligase-associated DNA damage response exonuclease has protein sequence MRNGNDDDDDDDTKTRGDLVVLGPEGLYCPQGDFHIDPWRPVPRAVITHGHGDHARSGMGQYHCTRESLPILQWRLGEQVYHTHADGEAFHLGRARVSLHPAGHVLGSAQVRIEVDGEVWVASGDYKRQPDPTCKPFEVVPCDTFITEATFGLPVYRWPDTSDVAADIVAWRRECAERGEAAILYCYALGKAQRVLAELRAWDTQPALLHGAIAVGVEVYRKAGIALLETQPVSEHARGADYAGQLVLAPPSAAGSAWTRRFRHAQQGFASGWMRIRGNRRRRNYDRGFVVSDHADWPDLLRTIEETGARRVIATHGNTDALIQYLLERGVAAEAFRTDFGAEE, from the coding sequence ATGCGCAACGGCAACGACGACGACGACGACGACGACACTAAAACACGCGGCGATCTGGTCGTGCTTGGGCCCGAGGGTCTTTATTGCCCGCAGGGCGACTTTCATATCGATCCCTGGCGGCCGGTGCCGCGCGCGGTGATCACCCATGGGCACGGCGACCACGCGCGTAGCGGCATGGGTCAATACCACTGCACGCGCGAAAGTCTGCCGATCCTGCAGTGGCGCCTGGGCGAGCAGGTCTATCACACGCATGCCGATGGCGAAGCGTTTCACCTAGGGCGTGCCCGCGTGTCATTGCATCCGGCCGGCCATGTGCTCGGCTCGGCACAGGTGCGTATCGAAGTGGATGGCGAGGTCTGGGTTGCTTCCGGCGACTACAAGCGCCAGCCCGATCCCACCTGCAAGCCATTCGAAGTGGTTCCATGCGACACCTTCATCACCGAGGCGACTTTCGGATTGCCGGTGTATCGCTGGCCGGATACCTCCGATGTGGCCGCCGATATCGTCGCCTGGCGACGCGAATGCGCCGAGCGCGGCGAAGCGGCCATTCTGTATTGCTATGCATTAGGCAAGGCGCAACGCGTGTTAGCGGAACTGCGGGCCTGGGACACACAACCTGCACTGCTGCATGGCGCGATCGCGGTAGGCGTTGAGGTGTATCGCAAGGCCGGCATCGCGTTGCTGGAAACTCAACCGGTCAGCGAACATGCGCGCGGTGCAGACTATGCAGGGCAATTGGTGCTGGCACCGCCATCGGCGGCCGGCAGTGCCTGGACCCGTCGCTTTCGGCATGCCCAACAAGGCTTTGCCTCGGGCTGGATGCGCATTCGCGGCAATCGCCGTCGGCGCAATTACGACCGCGGATTTGTGGTGTCCGATCATGCTGATTGGCCGGATCTGCTGCGCACCATCGAAGAAACTGGCGCGCGGCGGGTGATCGCCACCCATGGCAATACCGATGCCTTGATCCAGTATTTACTGGAACGCGGCGTCGCAGCGGAAGCCTTCCGCACCGATTTCGGAGCCGAGGAATGA
- a CDS encoding Glu/Leu/Phe/Val dehydrogenase dimerization domain-containing protein codes for MLFETLDTTGHEQVIFCHNRDAGLKAIIALHSTRLGPALGGVRMRPYPSSEAALNDALRLSRTMTYKNALAGLNVGGGKAVIIGDPKTDKTEALFRAFGRFVDTLGGRYITSEDVGTDVNDMEQIYLESEYVTGVHQVHRGSGDPAPFTAYGALQALMASLNRKLGHEEIGKASIAIQGLGHIGMELVKLLKERGAKLYVADLDPALVDRAVTEYGAEAVRPDEIHQVQADVFAPCALEGAINDDTLPQLKAKIICGTANNQLASAAIGQELHKRGILHAPDYVVNAGGVMNVSLEIDGYNRERAMRLIRSIYHNLEKVFDLSEQLGVSPQQAADQIAQTRIEAISKLKLPLGRTAPRFLHKLRGE; via the coding sequence ATGCTTTTCGAAACCCTCGATACCACCGGCCACGAGCAGGTGATTTTCTGTCACAACCGCGACGCCGGCCTCAAGGCGATCATCGCCCTGCACAGCACCCGTCTCGGGCCAGCATTGGGCGGCGTGCGCATGCGCCCCTACCCCAGTAGCGAGGCCGCGCTCAACGATGCGCTGCGGCTCAGCCGCACCATGACCTACAAGAACGCGCTGGCCGGCTTGAACGTCGGCGGCGGCAAGGCAGTGATCATCGGTGACCCGAAGACCGACAAAACCGAGGCGCTATTCCGCGCATTCGGCCGATTTGTCGACACCCTGGGCGGGCGCTACATCACCTCCGAGGACGTGGGCACAGACGTCAACGACATGGAACAGATCTACCTGGAGAGCGAGTATGTCACCGGCGTGCACCAGGTGCATCGCGGCTCCGGCGATCCGGCGCCGTTCACCGCCTATGGCGCACTGCAGGCGCTGATGGCCTCGCTCAATCGCAAGCTCGGCCACGAAGAAATCGGCAAGGCCAGCATCGCGATTCAGGGGCTGGGCCATATCGGAATGGAGCTGGTAAAACTGCTCAAGGAACGCGGCGCAAAACTGTATGTGGCCGATCTGGATCCGGCGCTGGTAGACCGCGCGGTGACCGAATACGGCGCCGAAGCGGTGCGTCCGGACGAAATTCACCAAGTGCAGGCCGATGTATTCGCACCATGCGCGCTGGAAGGCGCGATCAACGACGACACGTTGCCGCAACTCAAGGCCAAGATTATTTGCGGCACCGCCAACAATCAGCTCGCCAGCGCCGCCATCGGGCAGGAGCTGCACAAGCGCGGCATCCTGCACGCACCCGATTACGTGGTCAATGCCGGCGGCGTCATGAACGTGTCGCTGGAGATCGACGGCTATAACCGCGAGCGCGCGATGCGCTTGATCCGCAGCATCTATCACAATCTGGAAAAGGTGTTCGATCTCTCCGAGCAGCTGGGCGTGTCGCCGCAGCAGGCGGCCGATCAGATTGCCCAAACGCGTATCGAGGCCATCAGCAAGCTCAAACTGCCGCTGGGCCGCACCGCACCGCGCTTTCTGCACAAGCTGCGCGGCGAGTGA
- a CDS encoding transglycosylase SLT domain-containing protein — MPLAHFDSRPWPVLVMVALMSVVPAAHAISKRDTEKAAVLDTRMAAAEKRYRDALVLVNNSDPKGTAEGDAALEDMEDVIDACIKQRGCLVANQLATYKRLLKARADAEAPAAEDPEDDDILLQADPDHLGPAANGVPEAARAATLLNDQRHDFDKMVQYNPAVQAGIRRWLTDMRPALLTSYDNYSNLRGVMWPEWQKRGLPEALLFGIMAKESNGKVHASSRAGAAGLMQFMPATGLRFGLGPDGSGFDTRLDARSAAEASATYLNERMAGLNSNIELALAAYNGGEGRATRVFSQSGGRGFWDQDVYNQFPAETKDYVPMVIAAAWIFLHPRQYGVDFAKLDAQPATLKLAKSTTIYELTICLGSMGTRDGYMRALRNLNPRYELDGWIPAGTVINATNRIASLYTRYCINGPRADLARTLITADLNSAIVRSGATEYVPSVAVGDVSPMAGVPTTVATGQPAVAKAKAKQARSYTIARGDTLGRVAQKYQCEIKELAKANGLKAPSYALAPGQSIKLAGCDR, encoded by the coding sequence ATGCCGCTCGCTCATTTCGATTCGCGCCCATGGCCGGTTCTGGTCATGGTGGCGCTGATGTCTGTCGTCCCCGCTGCCCACGCCATCTCCAAACGCGACACGGAGAAGGCGGCCGTGCTCGATACACGCATGGCTGCCGCCGAAAAGCGCTATCGCGATGCGCTGGTGCTGGTGAACAACTCCGACCCCAAGGGCACCGCAGAAGGTGATGCCGCGCTGGAGGACATGGAGGACGTCATCGACGCCTGCATCAAGCAGCGTGGCTGCCTAGTCGCCAATCAGTTGGCCACCTACAAGCGCCTGCTGAAGGCGCGCGCCGATGCCGAAGCGCCAGCCGCTGAAGATCCGGAAGACGACGATATCCTGCTGCAGGCCGACCCGGACCACCTCGGACCAGCCGCTAACGGTGTTCCCGAGGCCGCGCGTGCAGCCACGTTGCTCAACGATCAGCGGCACGATTTCGACAAGATGGTGCAGTACAACCCGGCGGTTCAGGCCGGCATCCGTCGCTGGCTGACCGACATGCGCCCGGCACTGCTGACCAGCTATGATAATTACAGCAACCTGCGCGGCGTGATGTGGCCGGAATGGCAGAAGCGCGGCCTGCCCGAAGCGTTGCTGTTCGGCATCATGGCCAAGGAATCCAATGGCAAGGTGCACGCCAGTTCGCGTGCCGGCGCCGCCGGTCTGATGCAGTTTATGCCGGCCACCGGGCTTCGTTTCGGTCTGGGCCCGGACGGTAGCGGGTTCGATACGCGCTTGGATGCGCGCAGCGCCGCCGAAGCCAGCGCCACCTATCTCAACGAGCGCATGGCCGGGCTTAACAGCAACATCGAATTGGCGCTGGCCGCCTACAACGGCGGCGAAGGTCGCGCGACGCGTGTGTTCTCTCAGAGCGGCGGGCGCGGATTCTGGGATCAGGACGTCTACAACCAGTTTCCGGCCGAAACCAAGGATTACGTACCGATGGTGATCGCCGCGGCGTGGATCTTCCTGCACCCTCGCCAGTACGGCGTGGACTTCGCCAAGCTCGACGCGCAGCCGGCGACGCTGAAGCTGGCCAAGTCGACCACCATTTACGAACTCACCATCTGCCTGGGCAGCATGGGCACGCGCGATGGCTATATGCGCGCGTTGCGCAACCTCAACCCTCGCTACGAATTAGATGGCTGGATTCCGGCTGGCACCGTCATTAACGCCACCAACCGCATTGCCAGCCTGTACACGCGGTACTGCATCAATGGCCCGCGTGCGGACCTGGCGCGCACGCTGATCACCGCCGACCTCAACAGTGCGATCGTGCGCAGCGGCGCTACCGAATACGTGCCCAGCGTTGCAGTGGGTGACGTCAGCCCGATGGCTGGCGTGCCGACCACCGTGGCCACCGGCCAGCCGGCGGTCGCCAAGGCTAAGGCCAAGCAGGCTCGCAGCTACACCATCGCCAGAGGCGACACGCTCGGTCGCGTTGCGCAGAAGTACCAGTGCGAAATCAAGGAACTGGCCAAGGCCAACGGCCTGAAAGCGCCGTCGTATGCGCTCGCACCGGGACAGAGCATCAAGCTGGCCGGTTGCGACCGGTAG